The Sulfitobacter alexandrii genomic interval AAGTGGCGGATTCACTCGGGATCGATCCCGGCAAGGTCCGCATCCACGCCGCCTATGTCGGGGGCGGCTTCGGGTCCAAGCTTGGGGTCTCGCCCGAAACGGTCGCCGCGGCGATCGCGGCAAAAGAGATCGGACGGCCCGTCGTCGTCGCGCTGACCAGACCGCAGGTGTTCGAAGCGACGATGCGCCGGTCCGAGACCCGCCAGCGCCTGCGGCTTGCGGCGAAGGCCGATGGCACACTCACCGGCATCGGGCACGAAGCGCTAGTGTCGAACCTCGAGGGCGAGGAGTTCGCCGAGCCGGTCACGCAGTCGACCCACTTTCTCTATGCCGGGGAACACCGCAAACTGTCGATCGACATTGCCCGGCTCAACCGGACGTGCGCCGGATCGGTACGTGCGCCGGGCGAAGCGGTCGGCATGCCCACGCTGGAAAACGCGATGGATGAACTGGCCGAGAAGCTGGACATGGATCCGGTCGAGCTGCGGATGCGCAACCTGCCGGACCGCCACCCCGAGGAGGACATTCCGTTCTCTTCGCACACCTACGCCGAGGCAATGAAGGTCGGCGCGAAACAGTTCGGGTGGGACAAGCGCAACAGGACGCCCGGCGGCCAGCGCGAGGGCGAATGGCTGATCGGGCATGGCATGGCCGGCGCGAGCCGGGTCAACATGATCGGCAAGGCATCGGCGCGTGTCACACTCGACCTCGATGAGGGGGGTGACGTGCTGGCGGTGGTCGAGACCGACATGACCGATATCGGCACCGGCACCTATACCGTCCTCGCGCAGGTCGCGGGCGAGATGCTGGGCCTGCCGATGAAGCAGGTGACGACCCGTCTGGGAGATTCCTCGCTGCCCAAGGGGGCAGGGTCGGGCGGATCATGGGGCGCGTCCTCGTCAGGCTCGGCGGTGTTTCTCGCCTGCGAGGCGCTCAGGTCCGAGATGAGCCGCAGGCTCGACGTCCGGGAAGAGGATCTCGCGCTGCAGGACGGCACGGCGACCGCGGGGAACGTGCGCCGCACGCTCAAGGAAATTCTGGCAGACGGCGCCATGTCCGCCGAGGGAACGGTAGAGCCGGGCGATACCGCCTCGGCCGTCGCGCAGGCGTCTTACGGGGCCTATTTCTGCGAAGTGGCGGTCAATGCCGTCACCGGCGAAACCCGTGTGCGGCGCATGACCGGCGTTTTCGGCGCGGGCCGCATCCTGAACGAAAAGACGGCGACGTCCCAATGCTATGGCGGCATGACATGGG includes:
- a CDS encoding xanthine dehydrogenase family protein molybdopterin-binding subunit — its product is MNKHLKMDEAATTHRLDDTRQGLVGRPLDRQEGPLKVSGLARYAHEWNLPGTAYGVLVRAPFARGTITSFGRDAVLEMAGVLDVITDERLLRNPAQGTAGEAPAQGPTEVFYAGQPVALVVADSFEAARHGAQSLKLSWDAKEPALDAEAAETDGNEDFTQGDLDTAMKEAEVSVDAVYRTPGHNSAAMEPHCAAATWDGDALTLYASYQMLNYNVDEVADSLGIDPGKVRIHAAYVGGGFGSKLGVSPETVAAAIAAKEIGRPVVVALTRPQVFEATMRRSETRQRLRLAAKADGTLTGIGHEALVSNLEGEEFAEPVTQSTHFLYAGEHRKLSIDIARLNRTCAGSVRAPGEAVGMPTLENAMDELAEKLDMDPVELRMRNLPDRHPEEDIPFSSHTYAEAMKVGAKQFGWDKRNRTPGGQREGEWLIGHGMAGASRVNMIGKASARVTLDLDEGGDVLAVVETDMTDIGTGTYTVLAQVAGEMLGLPMKQVTTRLGDSSLPKGAGSGGSWGASSSGSAVFLACEALRSEMSRRLDVREEDLALQDGTATAGNVRRTLKEILADGAMSAEGTVEPGDTASAVAQASYGAYFCEVAVNAVTGETRVRRMTGVFGAGRILNEKTATSQCYGGMTWGIGMALTEELMHDPRDGRIVNHNLAEYHVPVNLDVPQLDVILLDERDDWACPIQTKGIGELGFCGGAGAVLNAIYNATGVRVRDYPATLDKLLEGLPEVI